In the Sus scrofa isolate TJ Tabasco breed Duroc chromosome 6, Sscrofa11.1, whole genome shotgun sequence genome, one interval contains:
- the MT4 gene encoding metallothionein-4 codes for MDPGECTCMSGGVCICGDNCKCTTCNCKTCRKSCCPCCPPGCAKCARGCICKGGSDKCSCCP; via the exons ATGGACCCCGGGGAGTGCACCTGCATGTCTG GAGGAGTCTGCATCTGCGGAGACAACTGCAAATGCACAACCTGCAACTGTAAAACATGTCGAAAAA GCTGCTGTCCTTGCTGCCCTCCAGGCTGTGCCAAGTGTGCCCGGGGCTGCATCTGCAAAGGGGGCTCAGACAAGTGCAGCTGCTGCCCCTGA